A window of the Pedobacter frigiditerrae genome harbors these coding sequences:
- a CDS encoding SDR family oxidoreductase, which translates to MFNQPMLRDDALKGKTIVITGGGTGLGKAMGIYFLKLGANLVITSRKLEVLQKTADEMAANTGGQVLAVQCDVRDYDQVENVLAKTLEKFGKVDGLLNNAAGNFISPTERLSANAFSSIIDIVLKGTVNCTLAFGKHWIKEKQPATVLNIVTTYAFTGSAYVVPSACAKGGVLALTRSLAVEWGKYGIRTNAIAPGPFPTKGAWDRLLPGDLAEKFDFKNRVPLKRVGDNQELANLAAFLISDFSGYINGEVITIDGGEWLQGAGQMNGLEAIPNEMWDMLEQMTRSAKGS; encoded by the coding sequence ATGTTTAATCAACCAATGTTAAGAGACGATGCTTTAAAAGGCAAAACAATAGTTATTACTGGTGGTGGTACAGGGCTTGGAAAAGCAATGGGTATTTATTTTCTAAAACTTGGTGCCAATTTGGTTATCACAAGTAGAAAATTAGAAGTATTGCAGAAAACTGCTGATGAAATGGCGGCAAATACTGGCGGACAAGTTTTAGCTGTACAATGTGATGTAAGGGATTATGACCAAGTTGAAAATGTATTGGCAAAAACTTTAGAAAAATTCGGTAAAGTTGATGGTTTATTAAATAATGCTGCGGGTAATTTTATTTCTCCGACAGAACGCTTATCAGCCAATGCTTTTTCTAGTATAATAGATATCGTTTTAAAAGGAACTGTTAATTGCACCCTAGCTTTTGGTAAACATTGGATAAAAGAAAAACAACCTGCAACTGTTTTAAATATTGTTACAACTTATGCCTTTACTGGTTCTGCCTATGTAGTTCCTTCTGCTTGTGCAAAAGGTGGAGTCTTAGCTTTAACCAGATCTTTAGCCGTAGAATGGGGTAAATATGGGATTAGAACAAATGCAATTGCACCAGGTCCTTTTCCAACAAAAGGCGCTTGGGATAGATTGTTGCCTGGAGATTTGGCAGAGAAATTTGATTTTAAAAACCGAGTGCCACTTAAACGAGTTGGAGATAACCAAGAGCTAGCTAATTTAGCAGCATTTTTAATCAGTGATTTTTCAGGCTATATTAATGGTGAAGTGATAACTATTGATGGTGGCGAATGGTTACAAGGTGCAGGACAAATGAATGGACT